A genomic segment from Triticum dicoccoides isolate Atlit2015 ecotype Zavitan chromosome 1A, WEW_v2.0, whole genome shotgun sequence encodes:
- the LOC119287518 gene encoding hexokinase-5 has translation MGKAAAVATAVVVCAAVGTAVVLGRRRRRRDAELLGAAEAERKRKVAAVIEDVERTLATPTALLRGISDALVLEMERGLRGDIHSQLKMLISYVDQLPTGDEHGLFYALDLGGTNFRVLRVQLGGREKRVAKQQYQEVSIPPHLMVGTSLELFDFIASVLAKFIETEGDEFHLPVGRQRELGFTFSFPVNQLSISSGTLIKWTKGFSINGAVGEDVVAELSKAMERRGLDMKVSALVNDTVGTLAGGRYMDNDVVAAIILGTGTNAAYVEHANAIPKWTGLLPKSGNMVINTEWGSFKSDKLPLSEYDKALDFESLNPGEQIYEKLISGMYLGEIVRRILLKLAHDAALFGDVVPAKLELPFVLRTPDMSAMHHDASHDLKILGSKLKDIVGVADTSLEVRYITRHICDIVAERGARLAAAGIYGILKKLGRDKVPTDGSPMPRTVVALDGGLYEHYKKFSSCLEATLSDLLGDEASSSLVAKLANDGSGIGAALLAASHSQYADIY, from the exons atggggaaggcggcggcggtggccacgGCGGTGGTGGTGTGCGCGGCGGTCGGCACGGCCGTGGTGCtcggccggcgccggcgccgcagGGACGCGGAGCTGCTCGGCGCGGCCGAGGCCGAGAGGAAGCGCAAGGTGGCGGCCGTCATCGAGGACGTCGAGCGCACGCTCGCCACGCCCACGGCCCTGCTGCGGGGCATCTCCGACGCGCTCGTCCTCGAGATGGAGCGCGGCCTGCGCGGGGACATCCACTCCCAGCTCAAGATGCTCATCAGCTACGTCGACCAGCTCCCCACCGG AGACGAACATGGCTTGTTTTATGCATTGGATCTTGGAGGTACCAACTTCCGTGTTCTGCGAGTCCAACTTGGAGGAAGGGAGAAACGTGTTGCCAAGCAACAGTATCAGGAAGTCTCTATTCCACCACACCTGATGGTCGGAACTTCCTTG GAACTATTTGATTTCATTGCTTCTGTATTGGCCAAATTTATTGAAACTGAAGGTGACGAGTTCCACCTCCCAGTGGGGAGGCAGAGAGAGCTGGGTTTCACCTTTTCCTTTCCGGTAAACCAATTATCAATATCATCAGGAACACTCATCAAGTGGACAAAGGGCTTTTCAATCAACGGCGCG GTTGGTGAGGATGTTGTGGCTGAGTTGAGCAAGGCCATGGAGAGGCGGGGGCTGGATATGAAAGTTTCAGCACTG GTTAATGACACAGTCGGCACATTGGCTGGTGGGAGATATATGGATAATGATGTGGTTGCTGCCATAATATTGGGCACTGGTACAAATGCAGCATATGTTGAGCATGCTAATGCAATTCCTAAGTGGACTGGACTACTGCCGAAATCCGGAAATATG GTAATCAACACGGAATGGGGAAGCtttaaatcggacaagcttccactTTCAGAATACGACAAAGCATTGGACTTCGAAAGTTTGAACCCTGGAGAACAG ATATATGAAAAGTTGATTTCCGGCATGTATCTTGGAGAGATTGTGCGAAGAATCTTACTGAAATTGGCTCATGATGCTGCATTATTTGGGGATGTTGTTCCAGCTAAGCTGGAACTGCCATTCGTACTTAG GACCCCAGATATGTCTGCCATGCACCATGATGCATCACATGACCTTAAAATTCTGGGAAGTAAGCTAAAGGATATCGTTGGG GTTGCGGATACTTCCCTGGAAGTAAGATACATTACTCGTCACATATGTGACATCGTTGCAGAGCGCGGCGCACGCTTGGCCGCTGCTGGCATATATGGCATCCTGAAGAAGCTAGGCCGGGACAAGGTGCCAACCGACGGCAGCCCGATGCCAAGGACCGTGGTTGCCTTGGACGGTGGGCTCTATGAGCACTACAAGAAGTTCAGCAGCTGCTTAGAGGCAACTCTTTCAGATCTCCTCGGGGACGAGGCCTCTTCTTCGCTGGTTGCCAAGCTGGCCAATGACGGCTCTGGCATTGGAGCTGCTCTCCTCGCCGCTTCGCACTCCCAGTACGCTGATATCTACTAG
- the LOC119287508 gene encoding receptor-like protein kinase HSL1, with translation MASPHRAYLPLLALCLVLHLRHAAAQQADERQLLLEVKRAWGDPPELASWSAATGSPCTGWAHVSCDGAGRVTSLALSNVTVSGPVPDAIGRLTGLATLDLSNTSVSGGFPESLYNCTGLTHLDLSMNKLAGNLPADIGRLGGNLTYLALNGNGFTGEVPPALSKLKNLTVLALDSNQLTGTIPPELGELTGLQTLKLEHNHFGPGKLPESFKNLAKLATVWLAGCNLTGEFPSYLPELSELVWLDLSTNAFTGNIPPSIWNLTKLQMLYLHYNNLTGGVVIDGAIGAAGLIEIDLSYNKLTGAIPESLGTLTKLSKLCLSGNGFSGEIPASLAQLPSLVFLWLFENKLTGALPAELGMHSPSLRDIQVDDNDLSGPIPAGVCKNRGLWIITASGNRLNGSIPASLAKCPALISLQLQDNKLSGEVPAALWTETKLMTLLLQNNGGLTGTLPETLFWNMTRLYIMNNKFRGSLPSSAAKLQKFNAGNNSFSGEIPAGLTAGMPLLQEFILSSNQLSGAIPASIASLGGLTQMNFSNNQLTGEIPAGLGSMPVLTLLDLSSNQLSGSIPPALGSLRLNQLNLSSNDLAGEVPEALAVPAYDRSFLGNRALCTGAASSGNLAGVGSCAARSSDKVSPGLRIGLVAAAAALLVVIAALAFFIVRDMKRRKGLAPPEEAWKLTPFQPLDFGEGPVLRGLVDENLIGKGGSGRVYRVECPSRSGASGGTVVAVKRIWTGGKVERKLQREFESEVEVLGHVRHTNIVKLLCCLSRAETKLLVYEYMGNGSLDKWLHGHRWPAPAGSSMPARAPSARRAPLNWPARVRVAVGAARGLSYMHHECSPPVVHRDVKCSNILLDAELNAKVADFGLARILAEAAGTTPHDTVSAVAGTFGYMAPECGYTRKANEKVDVYSFGVVLLELATGREAGNGGEHCSLAEWAWRHLQSGKSIADAADECIGDARQSDDFDVVFKLGIICTGAQPSTRPTMKDVLQILLRCEQAHRKNLDEKTAVSEYDGAPLLPAVRGGSRRKRLSDAADGKGSFDDVV, from the exons ATGGCGTCGCCACACCGCGCCTATCTCCCACTCCTCGCGCTCTGCCTCGTCCTGCACCTGCGCCACGCCGCGGCGCAGCAGGCCGACGAGCGGCAGCTCCTGCTCGAGGTCAAGCGCGCGTGGGGCGACCCGCCGGAGCTCGCGTCGTGGTCGGCGGCCACGGGCTCGCCCTGCACCGGCTGGGCCCACGTCTCCTGCGACGGCGCCGGCCGGGTGACCTCCCTCGCCCTGTCGAACGTCACCGTCTCCGGCCCCGTCCCCGACGCCATCGGCCGGCTCACCGGCCTCGCCACGCTCGACCTCAGCAACACCAGCGTCAGCGGCGGCTTCCCGGAGTCCCTCTACAACTGCACGGGCCTCACGCACCTCGACCTCTCGATGAACAAACTCGCGGGCAACCTCCCCGCAGACATCGGCCGCCTCGGGGGGAACCTCACCTACCTGGCCCTGAACGGCAACGGCTTCACCGGCGAGGTGCCGCCCGCGCTGTCCAAGCTCAAGAACCTGACGGTCCTCGCTCTCGACAGCAACCAGCTCACCGGCACCATCCCGCCGGAGCTCGGGGAGCTGACTGGCCTCCAGACGCTCAAGCTCGAGCACAACCATTTCGGCCCCGGCAAGCTGCCGGAGTCGTTCAAGAACTTGGCGAAGCTGGCCACTGTCTGGCTAGCCGGATGCAACCTCACCGGCGAGTTCCCGAGCTACCTCCCGGAGCTGTCGGAGTTGGTGTGGCTTGACCTGTCGACCAACGCGTTCACCGGGAACATTCCACCGTCGATCTGGAACCTCACCAAGCTGCAGATGTTGTACTTACACTATAACAACCTCACCGGTGGCGTCGTCATCGATGGCGCCATCGGAGCGGCGGGTCTAATAGAGATCGACCTGTCCTACAACAAGCTGACCGGCGCGATCCCGGAAAGCCTCGGAACATTGACGAAGCTTAGCAAATTATGCTTGAGCGGCAACGGCTTCTCCGGCGAGATACCGGCGAGCCTCGCCCAGCTACCGTCGCTGGTGTTCCTGTGGCTGTTTGAGAACAAACTCACGGGGGCGCTTCCGGCGGAGCTCGGGATGCACTCGCCGTCGCTGAGAGACATCCAGGTCGACGACAACGACCTCTCCGGGCCGATACCTGCGGGGGTCTGCAAGAACCGCGGGCTGTGGATCATCACCGCCTCCGGCAACCGCCTGAACGGCTCGATCCCGGCCAGCCTCGCCAAGTGCCCCGCGCTCATAAGCCTGCAGCTCCAAGACAACAAGCTTTCCGGCGAGGTGCCGGCCGCGCTCTGGACGGAGACGAAGCTGATGACTCTGCTTTTGCAGAACAATGGAGGGCtcaccggcaccctgccagagacgCTGTTTTGGAACATGACGAGGCTCTACATCATGAATAACAAGTTCAGAGGCAGCCTTCCGTCGTCGGCGGCTAAGCTGCAGAAGTTCAACGCCGGGAACAACTCCTTCTCCGGCGAGATACCCGCGGGGCTCACCGCCGGCATGCCGCTGCTGCAGGAGTTCATCCTGTCGTCCAACCAGCTGTCGGGCGCGATCCCGGCGAGCATCGCGTCGCTCGGTGGCCTGACGCAGATGAACTTCAGCAACAACCAGCTCACCGGCGAGATACCGGCGGGGTTGGGCTCCATGCCGGTGCTCACCCTGCTCGACCTCTCATCCAACCAACTCTCCGGCAGCATCCCGCCAGCGCTGGGATCGCTGAGGCTGAACCAGCTAAACCTGTCATCCAATGACCTCGCCGGCGAGGTCCCGGAGGCGCTCGCCGTCCCCGCCTACGACCGAAGCTTCCTGGGCAACCGCGCGCTCTGCACGGGCGCGGCGTCGTCGGGGAACCTCGCCGGCGTGGGCTCGTGCGCAGCCCGGTCATCCGACAAGGTGTCACCAGGCCTCCGCATCGGCcttgtcgccgctgccgccgcgctACTCGTCGTCATCGCGGCGCTCGCCTTCTTCATCGTCCGCGACATGAAGAGGCGGAAGGGGCTCGCGCCGCCCGAAGAGGCCTGGAAGCTCACCCCTTTCCAGCCGCTGGACTTCGGCGAGGGCCCCGTGCTGCGCGGGCTCGTCGACGAGAACCTCATCGGCAAGGGCGGGTCGGGACGGGTGTACCGCGTGGAGTGCCCCAGCCGGAGCGGCGCGAGCGGCGGCACGGTGGTGGCCGTGAAGCGCATCTGGACCGGCGGGAAGGTGGAGAGGAAGCTGCAGCGGGAGTTCGAGTCGGAGGTGGAGGTGCTCGGCCACGTCCGGCACACCAACATCGTCAAGCTCCTGTGCTGCCTCTCCCGCGCGGAGACCAAGCTCCTCGTCTACGAGTACATGGGCAACGGCAGCCTGGACAAGTGGCTCCACGGCCACAGGTGGCCGGCGCCGGCTGGGAGCTCGATGCCGGCGAGGGCCCCCTCGGCCAGGCGAGCGCCGCTGAACTGGCCGGCGAGGGTGagggtggccgtgggcgcggcgcgGGGGCTGAGCTACATGCACCACGAGTGCTCCCCGCCGGTGGTGCACCGGGACGTCAAGTGCAGCAACATCCTGCTCGACGCGGAGCTCAACGCCAAGGTCGCCGACTTCGGGCTCGCCAGGATACTCGCCGAGGCCGCCGGCACGACGCCGCACGACACCGTGTCCGCCGTCGCCGGAACCTTCGGCTACATGGCTCCAG AGTGCGGGTACACGAGGAAAGCGAACGAGAAGGTGGACGTGTACAGCTTCGGGGTGGTGCTGCTGGAGCTGGCCACCGGCAGGGAGGCCGGCAACGGCGGCGAGCACTGCTCGCTGGCGGAGTGGGCGTGGCGGCACCTGCAGTCCGGGAAGAGCATCGCTGACGCGGCGGACGAGTGCATCGGCGACGCCAGGCAAAGTGACGACTTCGATGTCGTGTTCAAGCTCGGCATCATCTGCACCGGCGCTCAGCCGTCGACGCGGCCGACCATGAAGGACGTGCTGCAGATACTGCTGCGATGCGAGCAGGCGCACCGGAAAAACCTCGACGAGAAGACGGCCGTCTCCGAGTACGACGGCGCCCCGCTGCTGCCAGCAGTGCGAGGGGGCAGCCGCCGGAAACGGCTATCCGACGCCGCTGACGGCAAGGGTAGCTTCGACGATGTCGTCTGA